A stretch of the Capra hircus breed San Clemente chromosome 10, ASM170441v1, whole genome shotgun sequence genome encodes the following:
- the PYGO1 gene encoding pygopus homolog 1 encodes MSAEQEKDPISLKRVRGGDSGLDGLGGPGVQLGSPDKKKRKANTQGPSFPPLSEYAPPPNPNSDHLVAANPFDDNYNTISYKPLPSSSPYLGPGYPGFGGYSTFRMPPHVPPRMSSPYCGPYSLRNQPHPFPQNPLGMGFNRPHAFNFGPHDNSSFGNPSYNNALTQNVNMPNQHFRQNPAENFNQIPPQNASQVSNPDLASNFVPGSNSNFSSPLESNHSFIPPPNTFGQAKAPPPKQDFSQGATKNTNQNSSAHPPHLNMDDTVNQSNIELKNVNRNNVVSQENSRSSSTEATNNSHANGTQSKPRQPRGATDTCTPEKSSKSALHPSRHGHSSSDPVYPCGICTNEVNDDQDAILCEASCQKWFHRICTGMTETAYGLLTAEASAVWGCDTCMADKDVQLMRTREAFGPPAVGSDG; translated from the exons gtGGTGATAGTGGACTGGATGGGTTAGGAGGACCAGGTGTGCAACTAGGAAGCCCAGATAAGAAAAAACGCAAGGCAAATACACAG GGGCCTTCTTTTCCTCCATTGTCTGAGTATGCTCCACCACCGAATCCAAACTCTGACCATCTAGTGGCTGCTAATCCATTTGATGACAACTACAATACTATTTCCTATAAACCACTACCTTCATCAAGTCCGTATCTTGGCCCTGGTTATCCTGGCTTTGGAGGCTACAGCACATTCAGAATGCCACCTCACGTTCCTCCAAGAATGTCTTCCCCATACTGTGGTCCTTACTCACTCAGGAATCAGCCACACCCATTTCCTCAGAATCCTTTGGGCATGGGTTTTAATCGACCTCATGCTTTTAACTTTGGGCCGCACGATAATTCAAGTTTTGGAAATCCATCTTACAATAATGCACTGACTCAGAATGTTAACATGCCTAATCAACATTTTAGACAAAATCCTGCTGAAAACTTCAATCAGATTCCTCCGCAGAATGCTAGCCAAGTATCTAACCCTGACTTGGCATCTAACTTTGTCCCTGGAAGTAATTCCAATTTTAGTTCTCCGTTAGAATCTAATCATTCTTTTATTCCTCCCCCAAACACTTTTGGTCAAGCAAAAGCACCACCCCCAAAACAAGACTTTAGTCAAGGAGCTAccaaaaacacaaatcaaaactccTCTGCTCATCCACCTCACTTAAATATGGATGACACAGTGAATCAGAGTAACATTGAATTAAAAAATGTGAATCGAAACAATGTCGTCAGTCAAGAGAATAGCCGTTCGAGTAGCACTGAGGCTACAAACAACAGCCATGCAAATGGGACACAGAGTAAACCACGGCAGCCgagaggtgccacagatacatgcacccctgagAAAAGCAGTAAATCTGCTCTTCACCCAAGCCGCCATGGGCATTCTTCCTCTGACCCAGTGTATCCTTGTGGAATTTGTACAAATGAGGTGAATGACGATCAGGATGCCATCCTGTGTGAAGCCTCTTGTCAGAAATGGTTTCATCGGATCTGCACTGGAATGACCGAAACAGCTTATGGCCTCCTAACAGCAGAAGCGTCAGCAGTATGGGGCTGTGATACCTGTATGGCTGACAAAGATGTTCAGTTAATGCGCACTAGAGAAGCATTCGGTCCACCTGCAGTGGGCAGTGATGGCTAA